In Drosophila sulfurigaster albostrigata strain 15112-1811.04 chromosome 4, ASM2355843v2, whole genome shotgun sequence, the sequence ATACTAGGATCATTTTCCAGTGCGTTCTCTGCTCTAGCAACGGACCGTTGGCTATTATCCCCTGTAGACTCCTGCAGAATTGCTGAACCTAAGTTTCCGGTTTGATGCCTTAGATTCGTTGGGGTCTGTGCTAGACCAATTCTTTGGGCATTGTCCCTATTTCTCCTTCAAGCGGTTGGTTAAGCATTTGTAGAAAAGCATCTTGATTTTCCGAAATGAGTTGCAAAAGTGCTGGATTTGTTTGACCAATCtacaaaagaataaattttaattaactacTTCAATTTAAGCCTCTTGTGTTTATATTTACACTTCTTTTACACAAAATttcttgcatatttttaagaatCCAGCGcgaaaccaacaacaaactttAATTACAAGATTTGTGTAATCAAAATGATAAAAAGTATGTAGAAATTTAGTTGTTGATTCGTTTTCAATCAAATATGGACATTTCCAGAAAAGGTATAccattaataaatttaataaaaaataatctgTATCCTCCTGCCTTAATCCTTTACCCACAATgtataaactttaattatattgGTAAAATGGTAAAATTGTGAAGTTcgtttataaaatttgtaaattaaagaaaataataacaaacaataaataataattgaaaacttaattttattatgatttaaaaGCATTGTTTTAGATATTACTAACCGCAATTCGCGGACTTTCACATTgacaaatagaaaattttatCTGGAAATGTCCAtacattaaaaagaaatgtttataaaaagaTAAAGCTGTTGAAAGGTCTTAAGCTCCTGGCTAAGGTTCAAGCCTATCAAATTTCAACCGCTGCGCTCGGAGTTGCAAAACCGCTTTGcacaatattaaaacaattaagaaagctacagtcgaataCTACACCATACACCATACACCAgatttatgtggtatattattttggtatattttgaaaataatactgcaatattttgcttttattcaaaatgagtagcagGCATCTTACAGTTGAGCGCACTCGACTGTTTTTTTCTTACGTGTTATGTGTGTCTGAAGTGCTTactaatttatattacattaaatgaatgaattaattacttttttctGCGTATCTAAATgcaatactttaaaattgaaataaaatacaatttttgtgtatattttatgacttttaaAATCCACCAAACTGTATCCTATTTTCTTAAAGCTTACAATAATTGTAttctttttacaattttaagaCTTTGTAAAGTTGTaagcaatatatttaaaaatcccAGCGGCCGTAAACACTAGAAGGTTAATACTTACCTGCTGCAGAACAGCATGAAGCAGGTGCGGATTTTGATAGATCAATGCGCGCATTTGCAAGAATTGTGGTTGAGTACGCAAGAACTCAAATGGATCTAAAAGAGGATTTAATTACATAAACCAAGCTTAATTTATCATAATATTTTTACCAGATATTGATTGTGTTTGCAAATCACTCAAAGACTCTTGATGTAATGACTCTTCAGTATTTTCAGCATCATCATTactattagtattagtattcaAATCATTAGACTCCAGTGGAATTCCAGTTATCAGATATTCCACAGCCCGCTCAGGATTATTATAACTGGCTGCCATTGCGCGTTCAACTTGATCTCGATCATAGCCCATTTCAACAATGGATGCAACAGCAGTATTGTATTCTTCACCCATAATTAAATTGGACTCCGCACGATTTTGCAATGAAGCATTAGCTAAACCACCAACTAAATCGATgtttgaaaatgaaactgGCGCTACACCAGAGTCTGCAGATGTTGATGTCTTTTGTTCCTCACTGTTTCCACCTCCCAGGTTTCCTTTACTAGTACGTGCTTCTAATTCATCACCATCATTCGCTTTATATTCTGCCTTACTCTTAAGATCTGCCGTGGATGATGCTTTCCCATTTGTGGTTTCATTTGAGCTTCTCTGCTGCTTATGTTGCTGGACGACAACCGTAGTTGTAGTTGAACTATTTCCACAGTTGCCGCTTCCACTTAGATCGCGTGTTAACATTACAACTATAAATTTCCTCTCATCGACCTTGTACGAACTTATAGTTCGTTCGTCTGTTAATATGACCCCTTTATAATAAATGATGAAATTGTATAAAGAAAATGATTGAAATATCGTGTTTAAGTTATGTACATACCAgcataaattagtttttgtttttctacgATGTAGTCAACACCTCGTTCGTTAAAAATCTGATTTTTAATTCCAAAACCTAAGGGGttgataaaatgaaaattttgtttttgtgtcgAGTAAATGCATCGATGCGAACAAAACAAGTAATTGCCTTGTTACTTACAGTTCTTTCAGGATCAAAATCAATTGtgaatgtttgttgttgtaacgTTTTTACAGTTATAATCATATTGTagttttaagaaattctttctAAAATTTGGCAATTTCCCCGTTTGCTTAATcttacaaaaatgtttgtcATCGACACTAGAGATGACCAAAAGTAAATAATCATCGTTGGTGATACTACTAAAGCGATATCTTGTGTATAGGTAAAGTTGTACGGCAAGATAGCATCGCAACTTTAGCGTCATCATGGAAAGTGAAAACATTAGCGTTTATCCCAGATAAACTAAATCGCGTTTTTAATGCCCCGTTTCCAACGCACCAAAAAACTCCGTTCTTTTCCGGTCAATTCCATTGTTAAGTTCGCAccataaaaacaagaaaaaactcGATATTTCTACTTTCGCGAGttatagcctatttccactaCACTCAGTTTTATTAGGTTTTCAAAGTCCCGTTTCGGGGTTTCCATTGGCACGAACCGAAAATATGGGCAACGGTAAATTTTCAATATGGCCGCTCTGAAATGTCAGCTGTTCAAATGTAAGCACGAGTTGGCGAACAATTCAAAAACAGCAAGCGCATttctaaaatggaaaattttcttaaattgcaaGATTTTTATGAGTATTTTAACGAAGTGGAGGAAGTATAGGTCATTGCCAATAGTAAAGAAATCGCCATCAGTTTGGGCCTATGCAAGTAGAATCGCTGGcagcaatgtaatatttatatgaatacaTTTACAGCGAATCattttttaagataattttcgaattaataGGGAGGAATTTGGCACCTTTGTGGATTGGCACTACATTTCTCCTCCCATAACTCGAACAACATAGCCTCGTGGATGCTAtgtatctaaaatataaaaatttgctttaaaagcaaaaaaattttatttttatattttcacacATTGGCGCACTTAAATGTCAGCTGTTTGTTTAGTGGTGAGATCTTTTTCGTTGTCGATAAAATATCGCGTAATTACCCAAAAGTGCGTTCGCTATTTCTACGTAACTCGCGAACGTAGAAAAACCGACCAAGGTATGAAAATagatataacaaataagaaagctaaatggagtgtactcgactgtgagatacccgctacccattttgaataaaagaaatatatatttatatttttatttttattaattatttaatacataatttttaatttaaattaaatcaaattaagtaattatttagtaataattgactaaatttcaattcaatttaattatgcaatgTGTCTACACCCAATATAAAGGAATCTTGTACAAAGTTTTCAAAATCCCAACAAGTCGAATTTTCCGTATGA encodes:
- the LOC133846943 gene encoding LOW QUALITY PROTEIN: UV excision repair protein RAD23 homolog A (The sequence of the model RefSeq protein was modified relative to this genomic sequence to represent the inferred CDS: inserted 1 base in 1 codon; deleted 2 bases in 1 codon) is translated as MIITVKTLQQQTFTIDFDPERTVSFGIKNQIFNERGVDYIVEKQKLIYAGVILTDERTISSYKVDERKFIVVMLTRDLSGSGNCGNSSTTTTVVVQQHKQQRSSNETTNGKASSTADLKSKAEYKANDGDELEARTSKGNLGGGNSEEQKTSTSADSGVAPVSFSNIDLVGGLANASLQNRAESNLIMGEEYNTAVASIVEMGYDRDQVERAMAASYNNPERAVEYLITGIPLESNDLNTNTNSNDDAENTEESLHQESLSDLQTQSISDPFEFLRTQPQFLQMRALIYQNPHLLHAVLQQIGQTNPALLQLISENQDAFLQMLNQPLEGEIGTMPKIGLAQTPTNLRHQTGNLGSAILQESTGDNSQRSVARAENALENDPSIMAPEYNLPESLTTIRLTPQDQDAIERLKALGFPEALVLQAYFACXKNEQLAANFLLSSSFDD